The sequence TGAATATCATATTCGTTTCCCAGAAAGAATCAAAAACAGAGACCACTTTACCAATGAACCATTTGAAAAAGTGAAACACCTTTTAAAGTCATAAAAATTTAATTCAAAGTTGTAAAGTGTAAAGTCATAAAGAGAAAAGTTACAAAGTCAAACGAATTCTAAAAAAGAAAAATATTAAAAGGGAAAGTTTGAATCATTTGAAGAAATAATTTCTTGGCAAAAATCAAGATCGTTAAATAAACGAATCTACGAAATTACAAGTAAAGAAAAATTCAAAATGGATTTTGAACTTACTAGACAATTAAGAAGAGCTTCTATTTCGATAACATCTAATATAGCAGAAGGTTTCGAGAGAAATACAGACAAAGAATTCATTTATTTCTTATATGTTGCAAAAGAATCTTCAGCAGAGATTAGATCACAATTATATTTAGCACTTGATTTAGAATACATAACAATTCATGAACATAAAGAATTATTTTCAGAGGTATCAGAAATAACAAAATTAATAAGTGGACTTATAAAATATTTAGAAAAAAATCAAAAGTCGTAATGTTATAGAGTTCTTTCGGACTTTCGACATTAAGACTTTCGACATTAAGACATATTAACATGAAAGTTACTATAGACGGACAAGAAATAGATGTAGAACCAGGAACCACAATTCTTCAAGCAGCTCGAATGATTGGAGGAGAAAGCGTTCCACCAGCAATGTGTTACTACTCAAAATTAAAAGGAAGCGGCGGTAAATGTCGTTGTTGCTTGGTTGAAGTTTCTAAAGGAAGTGAAGCCGATCCAAGACCAATGCCTAAACTTATGGCTTCTTGTGTAACTGGAGTTATGGACGGAATGGAAGTGAAAAGTATTTCATCACCAAGAGTTACCGAAGCTCGTAAATCAGTTACTGAATTTTTATTGATGAATCACCCGTTAGATTGCCCAGTTTGTGACCAAGCGGGAGAATGTGATTTACAAAATTTAAGCTACAATCACGGAAAAGAATTAACGCGTTTCCATGAAGAAAAAAGAACCTTTGAACCAGAAGATTTAGGAAACAATATTCAATTACACATGAATCGTTGTATTCTTTGTTACCGTTGTGTTTACACAGCAGAACAATTAACAGATGGTCGTGTTCATGGTGTTGTTGGACGTGGCGACCATGCACAAATTTCAACTTGTGTTTCGGCAGCAATAGAAAACGAATATTCAGGAAACATGATTGACGTTTGTCCAGTTGGAGCTTTAACAGATAAAACGTTCCGATTCAAATCGAGAGTTTGGTTTAACAAACCATTTTCGGCTCACAGAAATTGCGATAAATGTTGTGGAAAAACAACACTTTGGATGTTCGGAAACGAAATTCAACGTGTAACAGCTCGTAAAGATGAAT comes from Flavobacterium sp. I3-2 and encodes:
- a CDS encoding four helix bundle protein produces the protein MSWQKSRSLNKRIYEITSKEKFKMDFELTRQLRRASISITSNIAEGFERNTDKEFIYFLYVAKESSAEIRSQLYLALDLEYITIHEHKELFSEVSEITKLISGLIKYLEKNQKS
- a CDS encoding 2Fe-2S iron-sulfur cluster-binding protein, which produces MKVTIDGQEIDVEPGTTILQAARMIGGESVPPAMCYYSKLKGSGGKCRCCLVEVSKGSEADPRPMPKLMASCVTGVMDGMEVKSISSPRVTEARKSVTEFLLMNHPLDCPVCDQAGECDLQNLSYNHGKELTRFHEEKRTFEPEDLGNNIQLHMNRCILCYRCVYTAEQLTDGRVHGVVGRGDHAQISTCVSAAIENEYSGNMIDVCPVGALTDKTFRFKSRVWFNKPFSAHRNCDKCCGKTTLWMFGNEIQRVTARKDEYHEVEEFICNECRFDHKDVKDWVIEGPRKFEKFSVINQNNYTRKMEPVQIHTEKQILKGREQDRKKISMVDVPVIDNTPKS